In one window of Tenacibaculum mesophilum DNA:
- a CDS encoding AraC family transcriptional regulator, with amino-acid sequence MLKKITTYLLLSITTLFYSQDKTGLQFLNIQKKAENYLEKLQENYTEGNYKLHKIYSDSLYNISKKNNLKALQVKAMVNQAISLNMQTKYVEGIALYKEALAIAKTIPESKQAETVVLVNLGNIYNNVELYEKSIETMKMVLKQAAYTEKPKLIKMAALNGLSISYSALNKEEKSLLYAEQVKEIGEETGNENIILTSLNHISSSYYKLGAYQKSIETANKATKYKSFEKNTRVKAWLLVNLGVANLKLEFYSEAEKYLKQALSIASEKSIEEIEMICYENLTTIYQKLNKTTAYLNTEKKYNESRINFLKNQKKAITEELKAEIKAKEETISAQENTEALLSDQQKTTLWFSVLCMIGLGGLFWIYIKKNEEESAIEEIKEQTKEVKVIQEKYKNSSLSKEDRSSYKQKILKEIEEEKIYLNHNLTQASFAKKLSLSSHHLSEVFSFEFDKNFYQLINSYRIKEAKKMLQLSTSKDHKILAVAYDSGFKSKTTFNRVFKEQTGYTPSEYRKKLIN; translated from the coding sequence TTGTTAAAAAAAATAACTACATATTTATTACTTAGTATTACAACTTTGTTTTATAGCCAGGATAAAACAGGATTGCAGTTCTTAAATATTCAAAAAAAAGCAGAGAATTATTTAGAAAAACTACAAGAAAATTATACAGAAGGAAATTATAAGCTTCATAAAATTTATAGTGACTCTTTATACAATATATCTAAAAAGAATAACCTGAAAGCATTACAAGTAAAAGCAATGGTTAACCAGGCAATAAGCTTAAACATGCAAACAAAATATGTAGAAGGTATAGCACTGTATAAAGAGGCATTAGCTATTGCTAAAACGATACCAGAAAGCAAACAAGCTGAAACTGTTGTGTTAGTTAACTTAGGAAATATATATAATAATGTAGAACTTTATGAAAAGAGTATAGAAACCATGAAGATGGTGTTAAAGCAAGCAGCCTATACTGAAAAACCAAAGTTAATAAAAATGGCTGCGTTGAACGGATTATCGATAAGTTATTCAGCTTTAAATAAAGAAGAAAAATCATTACTATATGCAGAACAAGTAAAAGAAATAGGAGAAGAAACAGGTAATGAAAATATCATTTTAACATCCTTAAACCATATTAGTAGTTCCTATTATAAATTAGGAGCGTATCAAAAATCTATTGAAACAGCAAACAAAGCAACAAAATACAAGTCTTTTGAGAAAAATACTAGGGTAAAAGCATGGCTTTTAGTTAATTTAGGAGTCGCAAATTTAAAACTAGAGTTTTATAGTGAAGCAGAAAAATACTTAAAACAAGCGTTAAGCATAGCTTCTGAAAAAAGTATAGAAGAAATTGAAATGATATGTTATGAAAACTTGACTACGATATATCAAAAATTAAACAAAACGACAGCTTACTTAAATACAGAAAAGAAATATAATGAGAGTCGAATAAATTTTCTTAAGAATCAAAAAAAAGCGATAACAGAAGAGCTAAAGGCAGAAATTAAAGCAAAAGAAGAAACTATTTCAGCACAAGAAAATACAGAAGCTTTACTCTCAGACCAACAAAAAACAACCTTGTGGTTTAGTGTGTTATGTATGATTGGTTTAGGTGGGTTATTTTGGATTTATATAAAAAAGAATGAAGAAGAAAGTGCTATTGAAGAAATAAAAGAGCAAACAAAAGAAGTAAAAGTAATCCAAGAAAAATATAAAAATTCTTCATTATCAAAAGAAGATAGAAGCTCTTACAAACAAAAAATATTAAAGGAAATTGAAGAAGAAAAAATATACTTAAACCATAACTTAACTCAAGCAAGTTTTGCTAAAAAATTATCACTAAGCAGTCATCATTTGTCTGAAGTGTTTTCGTTTGAATTTGACAAGAATTTTTATCAACTCATCAATTCATATCGAATTAAAGAAGCCAAGAAAATGTTACAATTATCTACAAGCAAAGACCACAAAATACTCGCTGTTGCTTACGATTCTGGTTTTAAAAGTAAAACTACTTTCAACCGTGTGTTTAAAGAACAAACAGGTTATACCCCATCAGAGTATCGAAAAAAACTAATAAATTAG
- a CDS encoding TetR/AcrR family transcriptional regulator, producing MNNREKLINVAKEKFIAFGSKHTTMDEIAELLGISKKTIYACFSSKEELIIESIKELINEFKIDIEPILKSDKSALNKIIEIYEVIFKYVIKFKPSFIFGLKKYYPNAYDAYIEVTKNVVSKDVINLLEEAKVNGEIRKDVDLELFSKLYLSNLEGRLFNADNLFKNYPREVLLEYMIINNLNSLKPSK from the coding sequence ATGAATAATAGGGAAAAACTTATCAATGTTGCAAAAGAAAAATTTATAGCATTTGGTAGTAAGCATACTACAATGGATGAAATAGCTGAGTTACTTGGAATTTCAAAAAAAACTATTTATGCATGCTTTTCTTCAAAAGAAGAATTGATAATTGAAAGTATCAAAGAATTAATAAATGAATTTAAAATTGATATAGAACCTATTTTAAAATCTGATAAATCAGCATTAAATAAAATAATAGAAATATATGAGGTAATTTTTAAATACGTAATAAAGTTTAAACCTTCTTTTATTTTTGGATTAAAAAAATACTATCCCAATGCCTATGATGCCTATATAGAAGTAACGAAGAATGTTGTATCTAAAGATGTGATAAATTTACTAGAAGAGGCTAAAGTAAACGGAGAAATAAGGAAAGATGTAGATCTTGAGCTATTTAGTAAATTGTATCTAAGTAATTTAGAAGGGAGATTGTTTAATGCTGACAACTTATTTAAAAATTACCCAAGAGAAGTCTTACTTGAATATATGATTATAAATAATTTAAACTCTTTAAAGCCTAGCAAATAA